A window of the Oscillospiraceae bacterium NTUH-002-81 genome harbors these coding sequences:
- a CDS encoding ABC transporter permease, with translation MNEKKKEPFFHVVKRDVLPWYQSVGIRAVAIILALIVCGIVTTLTTGINPVEVYQSVFAGAFGTARKTWITLQNMSVLLLIALALTPAFKMKFWNIGGEGQVLIGGLAAAACMICLGEKVPNVVVIICMVISSVAAGAIWGFIPAFFKAKWNTNETLSTLMMNYIATQLVAFFTILWEVPKGSGKIGIINQNSNAGWLPQLFGSKYLLSIFVAVIVTVFMYIYLNYSKQGYAISVVGESENTAKYVGIKVEKVIIRTVVLSGALCGLVGLLLVGSINHTITTTIAGGQGFTAVLVSWMSKFNPLTMVFATFLIIFMDRGASEISTAFGLNHAYSDILTGIILFFIIGCEFFITYRLQFRKKAEKEEQ, from the coding sequence ATGAATGAGAAAAAGAAAGAACCGTTTTTTCATGTGGTGAAGCGGGATGTGCTTCCCTGGTATCAGTCGGTGGGCATCCGGGCAGTGGCCATCATTCTGGCACTGATCGTGTGCGGCATCGTCACGACACTGACCACCGGCATTAACCCGGTAGAGGTGTATCAGTCTGTTTTTGCCGGTGCATTCGGTACTGCGAGAAAAACATGGATCACTCTGCAAAATATGTCCGTGCTGCTGTTGATCGCGCTGGCGCTGACACCGGCGTTCAAGATGAAGTTCTGGAACATCGGCGGCGAGGGACAGGTACTCATCGGCGGACTGGCGGCTGCAGCCTGCATGATCTGTCTGGGAGAAAAAGTTCCTAACGTGGTTGTGATCATCTGTATGGTGATTTCCAGTGTGGCTGCCGGCGCCATCTGGGGCTTTATCCCGGCATTTTTCAAGGCAAAATGGAACACCAACGAGACGCTGTCTACCCTGATGATGAACTACATTGCAACCCAGCTGGTGGCTTTTTTCACCATCCTGTGGGAGGTGCCCAAGGGCTCCGGTAAGATCGGCATCATCAACCAGAATTCCAACGCGGGCTGGCTGCCCCAGCTGTTCGGTTCCAAATATCTGCTGAGCATTTTTGTGGCTGTCATCGTCACCGTATTTATGTATATTTACCTGAATTACAGCAAACAGGGCTATGCCATTTCTGTTGTGGGCGAGAGTGAAAATACCGCGAAATACGTGGGCATCAAAGTAGAAAAGGTCATCATCCGTACGGTGGTGCTGTCCGGCGCACTGTGCGGCCTGGTGGGTCTGCTTCTTGTGGGAAGCATCAACCACACCATCACGACGACCATCGCGGGAGGCCAGGGCTTCACCGCCGTGCTTGTTTCCTGGATGTCCAAATTCAATCCGCTGACCATGGTATTTGCCACCTTCCTTATTATTTTCATGGATCGGGGCGCCAGCGAGATTTCCACAGCGTTTGGCCTGAACCATGCGTATTCCGATATCCTGACAGGTATCATCCTGTTTTTCATCATCGGCTGTGAGTTTTTCATCACTTACCGGCTGCAGTTCCGTAAAAAAGCAGAAAAGGAGGAACAGTAA
- a CDS encoding response regulator → MQKSYAHNTLEAAVERNISCSDGMHQVISNKFTREDYAEINDRADMKLERYQELQKSLNELRSLNSTRYLYTAKRDADGRLIYLVDGLDLLAEDFAYPGTYIEEEMILYISAALDGETIYSQEIMDTTWGHIFTACYPVRATDGSHEIIGALCVEMDMESSYAWIETSNRRALGFAVMAVLVAVLLIAWISRYTRAQKKKEREQQRLLEESAAAAEAANQAKSTFLFNMSHDIRTPMNAIIGYAELAGNHLEEPEVLHGYMENIRICGKKLLSIIDNVLELARIENNETMLEESATNVEDMLDSCLLMFHVSLEARHQVLSMVKDIRYPYVYMDSSHVSEIILNIISNANKYTGEGGSIRCALSQKPMEKDGWCMMTIAIADSGIGMSEEFQQHIFESFTRERSSTISGVDGTGLGMGIVKKLVDLMGGTIEIHSVLGEEGLVVERADNGVACVELLEKAPAGYYDLILMDVQMPVMNGYEATGKIRKLQDKSKAQIPIIAMTANAFAEDRQKALSVGMNDYVAKPIDMNTLIPVLQKYLQSKK, encoded by the coding sequence TTGCAGAAAAGCTATGCACACAACACACTGGAGGCGGCTGTAGAACGAAATATTTCCTGCTCCGACGGTATGCATCAGGTGATCTCCAACAAGTTTACACGGGAAGATTATGCGGAGATCAACGACAGGGCGGATATGAAGCTGGAACGGTACCAGGAGCTGCAGAAGAGCCTGAACGAGCTGCGCAGCCTCAATTCTACCCGCTACCTGTATACTGCCAAACGGGATGCGGACGGCAGGCTCATCTATCTGGTGGATGGTCTGGATCTGCTGGCGGAGGATTTTGCCTATCCGGGAACCTACATTGAGGAGGAGATGATCCTGTATATCAGCGCGGCGCTGGACGGGGAGACAATCTATTCCCAGGAGATCATGGATACGACCTGGGGACATATTTTCACGGCCTGTTATCCGGTGCGTGCCACCGACGGTTCCCATGAGATCATCGGCGCGCTCTGCGTGGAGATGGACATGGAATCTTCCTATGCATGGATCGAGACCAGCAACCGCCGGGCGCTGGGGTTTGCAGTGATGGCCGTTCTGGTGGCAGTGTTGCTCATTGCCTGGATATCCAGGTATACCCGGGCCCAGAAGAAAAAGGAGCGGGAGCAACAGCGGCTGCTGGAGGAGAGTGCGGCTGCGGCGGAGGCTGCCAATCAGGCAAAATCCACCTTCCTTTTCAACATGTCCCATGACATCCGGACGCCCATGAATGCCATCATCGGATACGCCGAGCTGGCAGGCAATCATCTGGAGGAACCGGAGGTCTTGCATGGATACATGGAAAATATCCGCATCTGCGGCAAAAAGCTGCTGTCCATCATTGACAATGTGCTGGAGCTGGCGCGGATCGAGAACAACGAGACAATGCTGGAGGAAAGCGCGACAAATGTGGAGGATATGCTGGATTCCTGCCTGCTCATGTTCCATGTATCGCTGGAAGCACGGCATCAGGTGCTATCTATGGTGAAGGATATCCGTTACCCGTATGTGTATATGGACAGTTCCCATGTGTCAGAGATCATTCTCAATATCATCAGCAATGCCAATAAATATACCGGAGAGGGCGGTTCTATCCGCTGTGCCCTCAGCCAGAAGCCCATGGAAAAGGACGGCTGGTGCATGATGACCATTGCCATTGCGGACAGTGGCATCGGGATGTCAGAGGAGTTCCAGCAGCATATTTTTGAATCCTTTACCCGGGAGCGTTCTTCCACCATCAGCGGCGTGGACGGCACCGGACTGGGAATGGGCATTGTGAAAAAGCTGGTGGATCTCATGGGCGGAACGATCGAGATTCACAGTGTGCTGGGAGAAGAAGGACTGGTTGTGGAACGGGCGGACAACGGTGTGGCCTGTGTAGAGCTGCTGGAAAAAGCACCGGCCGGATACTACGACCTGATCCTGATGGACGTGCAGATGCCGGTGATGAACGGATACGAGGCGACAGGTAAAATCCGAAAGCTGCAGGACAAGTCCAAAGCGCAGATCCCCATCATTGCCATGACGGCCAATGCGTTTGCGGAAGACAGGCAGAAGGCACTGTCCGTGGGCATGAACGACTATGTGGCAAAGCCCATTGATATGAATACGCTGATCCCTGTATTGCAGAAATATTTGCAATCAAAGAAATGA
- a CDS encoding 4Fe-4S binding protein yields the protein MGIKASDINEQSPWQEMTVGGEVYEGGTARATITGEWRSNRPVWIEEKCKQCLLCAPFCPDSSIPVTAGKRCEFDYDHCKGCGICWKVCPFEAIDFVKEEEK from the coding sequence ATGGGAATCAAAGCATCTGACATTAATGAGCAGTCACCCTGGCAGGAGATGACCGTGGGCGGCGAGGTATATGAGGGCGGAACCGCCCGCGCGACCATCACGGGAGAGTGGCGTTCCAACCGGCCGGTATGGATCGAGGAGAAATGCAAGCAGTGTCTGCTGTGTGCCCCCTTCTGCCCGGACTCTTCCATTCCGGTAACCGCCGGAAAACGGTGTGAATTTGACTACGACCATTGTAAGGGCTGCGGCATCTGCTGGAAGGTATGTCCCTTTGAAGCCATTGATTTTGTGAAGGAGGAAGAAAAATGA
- a CDS encoding ABC transporter ATP-binding protein — protein sequence METKIAAVSMKNVTKTFGSVIANDKVSLDIYKGEILALLGENGSGKTTLMNMLSGIYFPDEGQIFINGKEEVIRSPRAAFDLGIGMVHQHFKLIDVLSAAENIILGLEGKLNIKEASRKIEEICEKYGFEVDPKQKIYDMSVSQKQTVEIVKVLYRGADILILDEPTAVLTPQETEKLFRVLRKMRDDGKAIIIITHKMHEVESLSDRVAVLRAGKYIGSMMTKDTNVTEMTNMMVGHAVTLNIERPDPVDPKPRIEVQGLTVRSEDGILKLQDVSFTANSGEILGIAGISGCGQKELLEAIAGLQPTEAGTIRYVEDDGSKEELIGKDPLKIAQMGVSLSFVPEDRLGMGLVGNMDLTDNMMLRSFRRGHTPFTNRKPSKELAENVVENLEVVTPGITTPVRRLSGGNVQKVLVGREIASAPTVLLTAYAVRGLDINSSYTIYKLINEQKKNGVAVIFVGEDLDVLMELSDRILVLCGGQVSGIVDARTTDKNQVGMMMTSVGGRESDE from the coding sequence ATGGAAACCAAGATAGCCGCAGTTTCAATGAAAAATGTTACAAAAACCTTCGGCTCCGTAATCGCCAATGATAAAGTTAGTCTGGACATCTATAAGGGAGAGATTCTGGCACTGCTGGGCGAGAACGGAAGCGGAAAAACGACGCTGATGAACATGCTTTCGGGCATTTATTTCCCGGATGAGGGACAGATTTTTATCAATGGCAAGGAGGAGGTCATCCGCTCCCCCAGGGCAGCCTTTGATTTAGGGATAGGCATGGTGCACCAGCATTTCAAGCTGATCGATGTGCTTTCCGCTGCGGAAAACATCATCCTCGGCCTGGAGGGGAAGCTGAACATCAAAGAGGCTTCCCGGAAAATCGAGGAGATCTGTGAAAAATACGGCTTCGAGGTGGATCCGAAGCAGAAGATATACGATATGTCCGTGTCCCAGAAACAGACGGTAGAGATCGTAAAAGTGCTGTACCGCGGAGCGGATATTCTGATCCTGGATGAGCCCACGGCTGTGCTGACGCCCCAGGAGACAGAGAAGCTGTTCCGGGTGCTGCGGAAAATGCGGGACGACGGCAAAGCCATTATCATCATCACTCACAAGATGCATGAGGTAGAATCCCTGTCTGACCGGGTGGCTGTGCTGCGGGCCGGAAAGTATATCGGCAGCATGATGACAAAGGATACCAACGTAACCGAGATGACCAACATGATGGTGGGCCACGCGGTGACACTGAACATTGAGCGGCCCGATCCGGTGGATCCCAAGCCCCGGATCGAGGTGCAGGGGCTGACCGTGCGAAGCGAGGACGGCATTTTGAAATTACAGGATGTATCCTTCACCGCCAACAGCGGAGAGATCCTCGGTATCGCAGGCATTTCCGGCTGCGGCCAGAAGGAACTGCTGGAGGCCATTGCCGGTCTGCAGCCCACGGAAGCGGGCACGATCCGTTACGTGGAGGATGATGGCAGCAAGGAAGAGCTCATCGGAAAGGATCCGCTGAAGATCGCCCAGATGGGCGTGTCCCTTTCCTTCGTGCCGGAGGATCGGCTGGGCATGGGTCTGGTGGGCAACATGGATCTGACCGACAACATGATGCTGCGTTCCTTCCGCAGAGGACATACGCCTTTCACCAACCGCAAGCCGTCCAAGGAGCTGGCGGAGAACGTGGTGGAGAACCTGGAGGTGGTGACCCCGGGCATTACCACACCGGTGCGCAGACTGTCCGGCGGTAATGTACAGAAGGTGCTGGTAGGCCGTGAGATCGCCTCTGCGCCGACCGTGCTTCTGACGGCTTACGCCGTGCGCGGCCTGGATATCAATTCTTCCTATACGATTTACAAGCTCATCAATGAGCAGAAGAAAAACGGTGTGGCCGTGATTTTCGTCGGAGAGGATCTGGACGTGCTCATGGAGCTGTCTGACCGGATCCTGGTGCTGTGCGGCGGCCAGGTCAGCGGCATCGTGGATGCGCGGACAACCGACAAAAATCAGGTGGGAATGATGATGACTTCGGTAGGAGGAAGAGAAAGCGATGAATGA
- a CDS encoding sigma 54-interacting transcriptional regulator: protein MDREALLLELQKTRRLCHCFEDIIENLPDTIYVTDAQARTMRVNKAYEELSGLKREEILGLHMGDMEKQYISQSGSLQVLKTGQEANIELVFQRTNRHAFICSKPIYDENGNLEMIISNSRNFEEIQRLEERLAAAEQLADKYQAEIRALKEQFLPPAIDMVAEDKKMLDVLTRAYKVAKVDSTTLILGETGVGKEEVAKYIHENSPRAKQRFVKVNCGALSENLIESELFGYEKGAFTGASKTGKMGLFEVANHGTIFLDEIGELPLDMQVKLLRVLQDQQVTRIGGTEPVKIDVRILAATNRDLLDMVEHKQFRQDLYYRLNIVPIHIPPLRERRNDIIPLAKRFLDGLNQKYHFEKKLSNLAYQFLTEYSWPGNVRELKNVIEQAVIMSEDNLISLDDLPLIGYGKTRTFQPDENVNLKEVLEQIEYEYISRAYNHHNSVRQAARSLHMNYSTFERKRMYYAEKYPGAASR from the coding sequence ATGGACCGAGAGGCGCTGCTTCTGGAACTGCAGAAAACGCGGCGGCTCTGCCACTGTTTTGAGGATATCATTGAAAACCTTCCCGATACCATCTATGTCACCGACGCCCAGGCCCGCACCATGCGGGTGAACAAGGCCTACGAGGAGCTGTCGGGGCTGAAACGGGAGGAGATCCTGGGCCTGCACATGGGTGATATGGAAAAACAGTACATTTCCCAGTCCGGTTCCCTCCAGGTGCTGAAAACCGGCCAGGAGGCTAATATCGAGCTGGTTTTCCAGCGCACCAACCGGCACGCCTTCATCTGCAGCAAACCCATTTATGATGAAAACGGCAACCTGGAAATGATCATCAGCAACAGCCGGAATTTTGAAGAGATCCAGCGGCTGGAAGAACGGCTGGCCGCTGCCGAACAGCTGGCAGACAAATACCAGGCGGAGATCCGTGCCCTGAAGGAACAGTTCCTGCCCCCTGCCATAGACATGGTGGCCGAGGACAAGAAAATGCTGGATGTACTCACCCGGGCTTACAAGGTGGCAAAAGTGGATTCCACCACGCTGATCCTGGGCGAGACCGGCGTCGGCAAGGAAGAGGTGGCCAAATATATCCACGAAAACAGCCCCCGGGCCAAACAGCGCTTCGTCAAGGTCAACTGCGGCGCCCTGTCGGAAAATCTCATCGAAAGTGAACTGTTCGGCTACGAAAAGGGCGCCTTCACCGGTGCCAGTAAGACGGGCAAGATGGGCCTGTTTGAGGTTGCCAATCACGGCACGATCTTTCTGGATGAGATCGGCGAACTGCCGCTGGACATGCAGGTGAAGCTGCTGCGGGTGCTGCAGGATCAGCAGGTAACACGCATCGGCGGCACCGAGCCCGTGAAGATCGACGTCCGCATCCTTGCCGCCACCAACCGGGATCTGCTGGATATGGTGGAGCACAAGCAGTTCCGGCAGGATCTCTATTACCGGCTGAACATCGTTCCCATCCACATTCCGCCGCTGCGGGAGCGGCGGAACGATATTATCCCGCTGGCGAAACGGTTCCTGGATGGTCTGAACCAGAAATATCATTTTGAGAAAAAGCTGTCCAATCTGGCCTACCAGTTTCTGACCGAATACAGCTGGCCCGGCAACGTCCGGGAGCTGAAAAATGTTATTGAACAGGCCGTCATCATGAGCGAGGACAACCTCATCTCCCTGGATGACCTGCCCCTCATCGGCTATGGCAAGACTCGCACGTTCCAGCCCGATGAAAATGTGAACTTAAAAGAGGTACTGGAGCAGATCGAATACGAATATATCAGCCGGGCCTATAACCACCACAACAGTGTACGGCAGGCCGCCCGCTCCCTGCATATGAATTACTCCACATTTGAACGAAAACGCATGTATTACGCAGAAAAATATCCCGGGGCAGCTTCACGCTAA
- a CDS encoding ABC transporter permease has product MSFLLAFIPRAIVQGIPLLYGSTGEIITEKSGNLNLGIPGVMYVGAISGVIGSFFYEHSVGDASAMNPVLAVLIPVLCCLLGALLMGLLYCFLTVTLRANQNVTGLAMTTFGVGFGNFFGGSLIKLVDSDVPSIALTATSNFFSKSLPFAGKLGGFGKLFLSYGFLAYLAVIIALAASYILNHTRTGLHLRAVGENPNTADAAGINVTKYKYFATCIGCMIAGLGGLYYVMDYACGVWSNDAFGDRGWLAIALVIFTIWRPNLSVLASFLFGGLYILYLYLPTGMDHMEYQELYKMIPYVVTLVVLVVTSMRSKRENQPPASLGLAYFREER; this is encoded by the coding sequence TTGAGTTTTTTGCTTGCATTTATTCCGAGAGCGATCGTGCAGGGTATCCCGCTGCTGTACGGTAGTACCGGGGAAATCATCACCGAAAAATCCGGCAACCTGAACCTGGGGATCCCGGGTGTCATGTATGTGGGGGCCATCAGCGGTGTCATCGGTTCCTTTTTCTATGAGCATTCCGTGGGTGATGCGTCAGCCATGAATCCGGTGCTGGCCGTGCTCATTCCGGTGCTGTGCTGCCTTTTGGGGGCACTGCTCATGGGGCTTTTGTACTGCTTTCTCACTGTTACTCTGCGGGCGAACCAGAACGTAACCGGTCTGGCCATGACTACCTTTGGTGTTGGCTTCGGTAACTTCTTCGGCGGTTCCCTGATCAAGCTGGTGGACAGTGATGTGCCGTCTATCGCCCTGACCGCAACGAGTAATTTTTTCAGTAAATCCCTGCCCTTTGCAGGAAAACTGGGTGGATTCGGCAAGCTGTTCCTGTCCTACGGTTTTCTGGCATATCTGGCAGTCATCATTGCCCTGGCGGCATCTTATATTCTCAATCATACCCGGACGGGGCTTCACCTGCGGGCTGTGGGAGAGAATCCCAACACTGCGGATGCGGCGGGTATCAATGTAACGAAGTACAAATACTTTGCCACCTGTATCGGCTGCATGATCGCAGGTCTTGGTGGCCTGTACTATGTGATGGACTACGCCTGCGGCGTTTGGTCCAACGATGCTTTTGGTGACAGAGGCTGGCTTGCCATTGCCCTTGTGATCTTCACCATCTGGCGTCCGAACTTGAGCGTTCTGGCATCCTTCCTGTTCGGCGGCCTGTACATCCTGTACCTGTATCTGCCCACCGGCATGGATCATATGGAATACCAGGAGCTGTATAAAATGATCCCCTACGTGGTAACTCTGGTCGTTCTGGTGGTGACCAGCATGCGCAGCAAGCGGGAAAATCAGCCTCCGGCAAGTCTCGGTCTGGCGTACTTCCGCGAGGAAAGATAA
- a CDS encoding thiamine pyrophosphate-dependent enzyme — MAYNHKVELSKPERFVGGHRLCSGCGAGILSRAVTRALDEKDKAVICNATGCLEVSSFLYPFTAWEDSYIHSAFENAAATCSGVEAAYLALKRRGKIDDTYKFLVLGGDGGTYDIGFQSLSGAMERGHDMVYFCYDNEAYMNTGIQRSSSTPRFANATTTPIGTESFGKKQNKKNLTEILAAHEIPYAAQTTFIGNMKDLHEKAHRAIYTPGPAFVNVMSPCPRGWQYPAEDLALVCKMAVETCVWPLYEYIEGKWYLNYEPKKKLPVTEFMKLQGRFRHCFKPGNEWMLEAAQEHVDQEWEKLKDKCQ, encoded by the coding sequence ATGGCATATAATCATAAAGTAGAGCTGAGCAAGCCCGAGCGGTTTGTGGGCGGGCACCGTCTGTGTTCCGGCTGCGGCGCGGGCATTCTTTCCCGTGCGGTGACCCGTGCCCTGGATGAGAAGGACAAGGCAGTCATCTGCAACGCCACCGGATGTCTGGAGGTTTCTTCCTTCTTGTATCCGTTTACCGCCTGGGAGGATTCCTATATCCATTCTGCCTTTGAAAATGCGGCAGCAACGTGCAGCGGCGTGGAAGCTGCTTATCTGGCGCTGAAACGCAGAGGAAAAATTGACGACACGTACAAGTTCCTCGTGCTGGGCGGTGACGGCGGTACCTATGACATCGGTTTCCAGTCCCTGTCCGGTGCCATGGAGCGTGGTCACGACATGGTGTACTTCTGTTACGACAATGAAGCGTACATGAACACCGGCATCCAGCGTTCTTCCTCTACGCCCCGGTTTGCCAATGCCACAACGACGCCCATCGGCACGGAATCCTTTGGTAAAAAGCAGAACAAGAAAAATCTGACGGAGATCCTGGCAGCCCATGAGATCCCTTATGCGGCCCAGACAACGTTCATTGGTAACATGAAAGATCTGCATGAAAAAGCCCACCGGGCCATCTACACCCCCGGCCCGGCCTTCGTCAATGTCATGTCCCCCTGCCCCAGAGGCTGGCAGTATCCGGCGGAGGATCTGGCACTGGTCTGCAAGATGGCGGTGGAGACGTGTGTATGGCCGCTTTACGAATATATTGAGGGAAAATGGTATCTGAATTATGAGCCGAAGAAAAAGCTCCCTGTGACAGAGTTTATGAAATTACAGGGACGATTCCGTCACTGCTTCAAGCCCGGCAATGAATGGATGCTGGAAGCTGCCCAGGAGCACGTGGATCAGGAATGGGAAAAATTAAAAGATAAGTGTCAGTAA
- the porA gene encoding pyruvate ferredoxin oxidoreductase: MSIRERMSGNEAVAYAMRQIDPDVFAAFPITPSTEIPQYFAQYVADGKVNTEFVTVESEHSSMSACIGAEAAGARAVTATSSCGLAFMYELLYVAASSRLPITLACVNRALTGPININNDHSDSMGARDAGWIQIYAENNQEAYDNYLQAMRIAETPDVRLPIMICQDGFITSHAVENILLEEDEKVKAFVGEYQPENYLLKHDNPLAVGPYDTCPYYMEHKMQQAVAMKNAKKAVLAVAADFEKTFGRHYGFFEEYRMEDAEAAIVLIGSTAGTARACVDQMRAAGKKVGMIKLRVFRPFPAEELAAALAHVKAVAVMDKSEGFSGTGGPVYAETAAACYDLENRPKLINVVYGLGGRDCTVSHVENVFNHLFRIIETGQVGERYLHMGQRSTEKEVL, from the coding sequence ATGAGTATTCGAGAGAGAATGTCCGGCAATGAGGCGGTTGCCTATGCCATGCGCCAGATTGATCCGGATGTGTTTGCAGCATTTCCCATCACTCCTTCCACGGAGATCCCCCAGTATTTTGCCCAGTATGTAGCGGATGGCAAAGTGAACACCGAGTTCGTAACGGTGGAATCGGAGCATTCTTCCATGTCTGCCTGCATCGGCGCGGAGGCGGCAGGTGCCCGGGCGGTGACGGCCACTTCTTCCTGCGGTCTGGCATTTATGTATGAGCTTTTGTATGTGGCGGCTTCCTCCCGCCTGCCCATCACCCTGGCCTGTGTGAACCGTGCGCTCACCGGCCCCATCAACATCAACAACGACCATTCCGATTCCATGGGAGCCCGGGATGCGGGATGGATCCAGATTTATGCGGAAAATAACCAGGAGGCCTATGACAATTATCTCCAGGCCATGCGGATCGCGGAGACGCCGGACGTGCGTCTGCCTATTATGATCTGTCAGGATGGTTTCATCACCTCCCACGCAGTGGAGAATATTCTGCTGGAAGAGGATGAGAAGGTAAAGGCTTTCGTAGGAGAGTACCAGCCGGAAAATTATCTGTTAAAGCATGACAATCCGCTGGCGGTGGGCCCATATGATACGTGCCCGTATTATATGGAGCACAAAATGCAGCAGGCAGTGGCCATGAAAAATGCGAAAAAAGCAGTGCTTGCCGTGGCTGCGGATTTTGAAAAAACCTTCGGACGCCATTACGGTTTCTTCGAAGAGTACCGGATGGAGGATGCGGAGGCAGCCATCGTACTCATCGGCAGTACGGCAGGAACGGCCAGAGCGTGCGTGGATCAGATGCGTGCCGCCGGGAAAAAGGTGGGCATGATCAAGCTGCGGGTGTTCCGTCCCTTCCCGGCGGAGGAGCTGGCAGCAGCGCTGGCCCATGTCAAAGCTGTGGCAGTGATGGACAAGAGCGAAGGCTTTTCCGGCACCGGCGGCCCGGTTTACGCGGAGACGGCAGCGGCCTGCTATGATCTGGAAAACCGGCCGAAGCTCATCAATGTGGTATATGGTCTGGGCGGCAGAGACTGCACCGTGAGCCATGTGGAAAACGTATTCAACCATCTGTTCCGTATCATCGAGACCGGGCAGGTCGGCGAACGGTATCTGCACATGGGACAGCGAAGCACAGAAAAGGAGGTGCTCTGA
- a CDS encoding arsenate reductase family protein — protein sequence MLLIEYPKCSTCRKAKKWLDEHQIAYTDRHIVEENPTVEELKAWQAASGLPVRKFFNTSGMLYKEMHLKEKLADMSEEEQLQLLSTNGMLVKRPLVVNGDQILVGFKEADWEDKLL from the coding sequence ATGTTATTGATCGAATATCCGAAATGTTCCACCTGCCGCAAGGCAAAGAAGTGGCTGGATGAGCACCAGATCGCTTACACCGACCGCCATATTGTGGAGGAAAATCCCACGGTGGAAGAGCTGAAAGCATGGCAGGCGGCCAGCGGACTGCCGGTGCGGAAATTTTTCAATACCAGCGGGATGCTTTACAAGGAAATGCATCTGAAAGAAAAGCTGGCAGACATGTCAGAGGAGGAGCAGCTGCAGCTTCTGTCCACCAATGGCATGCTGGTGAAGCGGCCATTGGTGGTGAATGGAGATCAGATACTGGTGGGCTTCAAGGAAGCTGATTGGGAGGACAAACTTCTTTAG
- a CDS encoding BMP family ABC transporter substrate-binding protein has product MKKRVVSLLAVMALTVGMLAGCGSSSDSSADTKDAAADESAEDTADSAEGTTSATTVKAGFIFLHDENSTYDLNFLNAAKEACEKLGIEYMTKTNIPEGQECYEAACELADAGCNYIFADSFGHEDYIIEAAKEFPEVQFSHATGTKAHTENLDNYHNAFASIYDGRYLAGVVAGTKLNEMIANGEITEDQAKMGYVGAYTYAEVISGYTSFFLGARSVCPTVTMDVTFTGSWYDETAEKEGANKLIENGCVLISQHADSMGAPTACETAGVPNVSYNGSTASACPNTFLVSSRINWEPYFEYAIQCVEEGKAIDTDWTGTLATGSVELSELGTAVAEGTQEAVDAAKADIEAGNVHVFDTSKFTVEGKTLDSYEADIDTDADYTPDHEVVSDGYFHESEYRSAPYFDVKIDDINLLDTAF; this is encoded by the coding sequence ATGAAAAAGAGAGTTGTAAGCTTACTTGCAGTCATGGCACTGACCGTGGGAATGCTGGCAGGATGCGGATCTTCTTCCGACAGCAGCGCTGATACGAAGGATGCCGCAGCAGATGAGAGTGCAGAGGACACTGCAGATTCCGCAGAGGGAACCACATCTGCAACCACCGTAAAGGCAGGTTTTATTTTCCTGCATGACGAGAATTCTACCTACGACCTGAACTTCTTAAACGCAGCGAAGGAAGCATGTGAGAAACTCGGCATTGAGTACATGACCAAGACAAACATCCCTGAGGGACAGGAGTGCTATGAGGCAGCCTGCGAGCTTGCTGATGCAGGATGTAACTACATCTTCGCAGATAGCTTCGGACATGAGGATTACATCATCGAAGCTGCAAAGGAGTTCCCGGAAGTACAGTTCAGCCACGCTACCGGAACAAAAGCACACACAGAGAATCTGGACAACTACCACAATGCATTTGCATCCATCTATGACGGCCGTTACCTGGCAGGCGTTGTTGCAGGAACCAAGTTAAATGAGATGATCGCAAATGGCGAGATCACAGAGGATCAGGCAAAGATGGGTTATGTCGGCGCTTATACTTATGCTGAGGTTATCTCCGGTTACACCTCTTTCTTCCTTGGCGCACGCTCTGTTTGCCCGACTGTTACCATGGACGTAACCTTCACAGGATCCTGGTATGATGAGACCGCAGAAAAAGAGGGCGCAAATAAACTGATCGAGAACGGATGCGTACTGATCAGCCAGCATGCTGACTCCATGGGTGCACCGACCGCATGTGAGACCGCAGGCGTGCCGAACGTTTCCTACAATGGAAGCACAGCAAGTGCTTGCCCGAACACCTTCCTGGTATCTTCCAGAATCAACTGGGAGCCTTACTTTGAGTATGCCATCCAGTGTGTAGAAGAGGGCAAGGCCATCGACACCGACTGGACAGGAACTCTGGCAACCGGCTCTGTTGAACTCAGCGAGCTTGGCACAGCTGTAGCAGAGGGCACACAGGAAGCTGTAGATGCAGCAAAGGCTGACATCGAGGCTGGCAATGTGCATGTATTCGATACTTCCAAATTTACTGTAGAGGGCAAGACTCTGGACAGCTACGAGGCAGATATCGATACCGATGCTGATTACACACCGGATCACGAGGTAGTAAGCGATGGTTACTTCCATGAGTCCGAGTACCGTTCTGCTCCGTACTTCGATGTGAAGATTGATGACATCAACCTTTTGGATACCGCATTTTAA